DNA from Pseudomonas mendocina:
AGTACAGCGTGCAAGCGGTGAGCGGGGTGTACTGCGCCACGGACTATGCATTCACCACCCCCACCACCTCGCTCTACAGCCAGGCCGAGGCGGTGGCCGGGCCGTTGTCGATGTACGAGCACCCTGGCGGCTACATTGCCAAGGCGCGGGGCGATGCCTTGACCAAGCAGCGCGTGGACGGGCTGCGCAGCCAGGAGAAGCGCCTGATCGGCGAAAGCGACTGCCGCTGGCTGGTGCCCGGCCACTGGTTCACTCTCACCGGGCATGACGATGCCAGCCTCAATATCGACTGGGTGGTGACCGCCGTCACCCATGACGCCAGCCACGAGCACTACCGCAACCGCTTCGAAGCCATCCCCAAGGCCACCGCCTACCGCCCGCCACGGCTCACGCCCAAGCCACACATGCACACCCAGACCGCGCAGGTGGTGGGCAAGGCTGGTGAAGATATCTGGACTGACCAGTATGGCCGCATCAAGATCCAGTTCCCCTGGGATCGCGACGGTAAGAACGATGAGACCTCGTCCTGCTGGGTACGCGTGGTGCTGCCCTGGAGCGGCAAGGGCTTCGGCATGCAGTTCATTCCGCGCATAGGCCAGGAGGTAATCGTCACCTTCATCGACGGCGACCCGGATCGCCCGCTGGTCACCGGCTGTGTCTACAACGGCGACAACACCCTGCCCTACGCCTTGCCGGACAATCAGACCCAATCCGGCATCAAGACCAATTCCTCCAAGGGCGGGGGCGGCTTCAACGAACTGCGCTTCGAGGACAAGAAGGACGCCGAGGAAGTCTTCCTCCAGGCGCAGAAGGACATGAAGGTCAACGTGCTCAACGACAGCACCGCCACCATCGGCCACGATGAAACCCTCACGGTGCAGAACGCCCGCACCCGCACGGTGAAGGAAGGCGACGAGAGCATCACCCTGGAGAAGGGCAAGCGCACGGTGACCATCCAGACCGGCAGCGACAGCCTCGACGTGAAAGACAGTCGCACCGTCAGCGTCGGCGCCGACCAGACCCACAGCACCGGCGGCAACTATAACCACAAGGTCAGTGGCAATTACGAGCTGACCGTGGACGGCAACCTCACCATCAAGGTAACCGGCACTCTCACCTTGCAGAGCGGCGGCGATTTCACCGCCAAGAGCGACAAGAACCTCACCACCCAGGCCGGCATGGCGCTCACCGACAAGGCCGGCACCTCGCTCACCAACCAGGCTGGCACCTCCCTGGACAACAAGGCCGGCACCACACTGACCAACGACGCCGGCGTCAGCCTGACCAACAAGGCCGCCGCCGAACAGACCGTGGATGGCGGCGGCATGCTGACCATCAAGGGCGGCCTGGTGAAGGTCAACTGAGGCACCCATGGCCAACGGCAACCTCGACCTCACCCGTGGCGACAGCCGCCTCCAGGGCAAACTACAGGACGGCGCCCTTGATGGCACGGTACGCATCCAGGAAGCTGGCCGCCCGCAGGCCCAGCTTGGCTACGTCAACGGCCTGCTGCACGGCCCCAGCATCCTCTACCACCCCAACGGCCAGGTATCGGCGCAACTGCCCTACAC
Protein-coding regions in this window:
- the tssI gene encoding type VI secretion system tip protein VgrG; translated protein: MPRPTDTTTSLSLSASALTDLYPQTLSGDEALNELGSLTLNGDSAIALTLSSAVATHITAILHNDANQHPLDALVAEIRQLPADATADRYQVVLRPWLWWLTLASNNRVFQNLSTSDIVTTIFKAHGFTDFKLSLTGSYEPREYCVQYGETDFAFVSRLLEEEGIFWFFTHEDGKHTLVLGDSSDAFVPIPNGPKVPYLGQGIGVRELHGIRSAQYSVQAVSGVYCATDYAFTTPTTSLYSQAEAVAGPLSMYEHPGGYIAKARGDALTKQRVDGLRSQEKRLIGESDCRWLVPGHWFTLTGHDDASLNIDWVVTAVTHDASHEHYRNRFEAIPKATAYRPPRLTPKPHMHTQTAQVVGKAGEDIWTDQYGRIKIQFPWDRDGKNDETSSCWVRVVLPWSGKGFGMQFIPRIGQEVIVTFIDGDPDRPLVTGCVYNGDNTLPYALPDNQTQSGIKTNSSKGGGGFNELRFEDKKDAEEVFLQAQKDMKVNVLNDSTATIGHDETLTVQNARTRTVKEGDESITLEKGKRTVTIQTGSDSLDVKDSRTVSVGADQTHSTGGNYNHKVSGNYELTVDGNLTIKVTGTLTLQSGGDFTAKSDKNLTTQAGMALTDKAGTSLTNQAGTSLDNKAGTTLTNDAGVSLTNKAAAEQTVDGGGMLTIKGGLVKVN